The following coding sequences are from one Triticum dicoccoides isolate Atlit2015 ecotype Zavitan chromosome 4A, WEW_v2.0, whole genome shotgun sequence window:
- the LOC119285000 gene encoding uncharacterized protein LOC119285000 — MLRMESVDSPSPRCYAQHQQNDGEPKDHKSTSKRQSHSTEIPCSLVQEVQHLEKRLNDQFAMRRALEKALGHKPCAINLSRDCYIPKPAEKLIKEIAVLELEVICLEQHLLTLYRQAFDQQLCSTVSACDMERRNRQSTRSFSGTLSETSAHDFSTPKKQQLVQSSRMVQARRSTTAALNTEPGISRHNDSKTIIGRSHSSLLPRSICSARVSPSANNLARALKPCHTSPLTFVEEGKCMDTSVVSLADILGTRIADHVPQTPNKISEDMIKCIAGIYIRLRDVSAVQHSFFPSPCSSFSSASGISSKFTGDIWSPRCRKESFIEAWQDSSFSSGDLGQQCDSVIEVSALCKGAQRSADVKDMLCKYKSLVQLLETVDLGGMKNEEKLAFWINVHNAMMMHAHVEYGIPQSNSKRMLLTKVSYIINGQRVNAELIEYQILCCRVHSSGQWFRLLLYPRWKPRDKDELQGFAVDRPEPLVHFALSSGSHSDPVVRLYSPKRVFQQLEAAKEEFIRGNVGVRGSGRGRSRVILPKVLESYARDAGLAAQELLRVVEPCLPEGLRAAVRQQGRPRGGGGGGVEWRPHNMAFRYALARELVAVGSPAGVPQAVTPLVARSHEP; from the exons ATGCTCAGAATGGAGAGCGTGGATTCGCCCTCTCCGAGGTGCTATGCTCAGCATCAACAG AATGATGGGGAACCGAAGGACCATAAGAGCACCAGTAAAAGGCAGTCACACAGCACTGAGATTCCATGCTCTTTGGTACAAGAG GTCCAGCACCTTGAGAAGCGACTAAATGATCAATTTGCCATGCGGCGCGCTCTAGAGAAAGCATTAGGTCACAAGCCCTGTGCTATCAATTTATCGAGAGACTGCTACATTCCAAAG CCAGCCGAGAAGCTCATAAAGGAGATTGCGGTACTGGAGCTAGAAGTCATATGCTTGGAGCAGCATCTCCTGACGCTCTACCGGCAGGCCTTTGACCAACAATTGTGCAGCACGGTTTCTGCTTGTGACATGGAGAGAAGAAACAGGCAATCGACAAGGTCGTTTTCCGGCACACTCTCTGAAACTTCGGCGCACGATTTCTCAACCCCAAAGAAGCAACAGTTGGTGCAGTCCAGCCGCATGGTTCAGGCACGCAGGTCGACAACGGCAGCGCTTAATACTGAACCCGGCATTTCACGGCACAATGACAGCAAGACCATTATCGGGCGCAGCCATTCCTCGCTCCTGCCGCGTTCCATCTGCTCGGCTAGAGTATCTCCTTCAGCGAACAATCTCGCTAGAGCTCTTAAACCATGTCATACCTCGCCTCTAACGTTCGTTGAG GAGGGCAAGTGCATGGATACCAGTGTTGTGAGCTTAGCAGATATCCTGGGTACCAGGATTGCAGATCATGTCCCTCAAACACCTAACAAGATATCCGAGGACATGATCAAATGCATTGCTGGCATATACATCAGGCTCAGAGATGTTAGCGCCGTGCAACACTCCTTCTTCCCCTCACCATGCTCGTCCTTTTCATCGGCGAGTGGGATCTCTTCCAAATTTACTGGGGATATATGGAGCCCCAGATGCAGGAAAGAGAGCTTCATCGAGGCATGGCAGGACAGCTCATTCAGTTCAGGTGATTTGGGCCAGCAATGTGATTCTGTAATTGAGGTGTCTGCTCTCTGCAAGGGGGCTCAGAGGTCTGCCGATGTGAAAGACATGTTGTGTAAATACAA ATCACTTGTTCAGCTGCTAGAAACGGTTGATCTCGGTGGAATGAAGAATGAAGAAAAGCTCGCTTTCTGGATCAATGTGCACAATGCCATGATGATGCAT GCTCATGTTGAATACGGGATCCCGCAGAGCAACAGCAAGAGAATGCTGCTTACCAAG GTATCCTACATCATCAATGGCCAGCGGGTGAACGCAGAGTTGATCGAGTACCAGATCTTGTGCTGCCGAGTACACTCTTCCGGACAG TGGTTCAGGCTGCTCCTGTACCCGAGATGGAAGCCCAGGGACAAGGACGAGCTGCAGGGGTTCGCCGTCGACCGGCCGGAGCCTCTGGTGCACTTCGCGCTGTCCTCCGGGAGCCACTCGGATCCAGTG GTGCGGCTGTACAGCCCGAAGCGGGTGTTCCAGCAGCTGGAGGCGGCCAAGGAGGAGTTCATCCGGGGCAACGTGGGCGTGCGCGGGTCGGGGCGCGGCAGGAGCAGGGTGATCCTGCCCAAGGTGCTCGAGTCGTACGCTCGGGACGCCGGGCTGGCCGCGCAGGAGCTGCTGCGCGTGGTGGAGCCGTGCCTCCCGGAGGGCCTCCGGGCGGCGGTGCGGCAGCAGGGGAggccgcgcggcggcggcggcggcggcgtggagtgGAGGCCCCACAACATGGCCTTCAGGTACGCGCTGGCGCGGGAGCTGGTGGCGGTCGGGTCCCCGGCCGGCGTGCCGCAGGCGGTGACGCCTTTGGTTGCACGATCCCATGagccatga